A window from Nitrosopumilus adriaticus encodes these proteins:
- a CDS encoding DUF814 domain-containing protein, which produces MTEEKEKKKVVALLSGGLDSQLAVRMMQEQGFDVSAVAIKTPFCDFDCGRGCGFEIRERADDLNVNLKTVYLGDEYIEMLKHPKHGIGAGFNPCVDCRTMMFDAAKKHMEEIGAEFIISGEVLGQRPMSQHAPSLSIIEKESGLVGKIVRPLSAGLLPETDPEKEGLIKRENLGMIRGRTRRNQLEMAKKYGIENPPNAGGGCLLTEPQFGVKAKDLFEHVETPTINDIDLLKIGRHFRLDEETKFVVGRNKDENEMIKAIALHEDILLEAKDHLGPVSILRGKNAKSHVEFAASVTLRYSDAPKNQDWIVTVKNNDIVEEVSSQCAEEESYIKFRM; this is translated from the coding sequence GTGACAGAAGAAAAAGAAAAGAAAAAAGTTGTTGCACTACTATCTGGGGGTCTAGATAGTCAGCTTGCAGTTCGTATGATGCAAGAGCAAGGATTTGATGTTTCGGCTGTTGCAATAAAAACACCATTTTGTGATTTTGATTGTGGAAGAGGATGTGGATTTGAAATTAGAGAACGAGCTGATGATCTAAATGTTAATTTGAAAACTGTTTATCTTGGAGATGAATACATTGAGATGTTAAAGCATCCAAAACATGGAATTGGTGCAGGTTTCAATCCATGTGTTGATTGTAGAACTATGATGTTTGATGCAGCAAAAAAACACATGGAAGAAATCGGTGCTGAGTTTATCATTTCAGGTGAAGTATTAGGGCAACGTCCTATGAGTCAACATGCACCTTCATTAAGTATTATTGAAAAAGAATCAGGTCTTGTTGGAAAAATAGTAAGACCATTATCAGCTGGATTACTTCCAGAAACTGATCCAGAAAAAGAAGGATTGATCAAGAGAGAAAATCTTGGAATGATAAGAGGCAGAACAAGGCGAAATCAATTAGAAATGGCAAAGAAATATGGAATTGAAAATCCACCTAATGCAGGAGGTGGTTGTCTATTAACAGAACCACAATTTGGAGTTAAAGCAAAAGATTTGTTTGAACATGTTGAAACTCCAACGATAAATGATATTGATTTGTTAAAAATTGGAAGACATTTCAGATTAGATGAAGAAACAAAATTTGTTGTTGGAAGAAATAAAGATGAAAATGAAATGATCAAAGCCATTGCATTACATGAAGACATTTTGCTTGAAGCAAAAGATCATCTAGGACCAGTTTCAATTTTACGTGGTAAGAACGCAAAATCTCATGTAGAATTTGCAGCATCTGTAACACTAAGATATTCAGATGCTCCAAAAAATCAGGATTGGATTGTCACAGTAAAAAATAATGATATTGTTGAAGAAGTTAGTTCTCAGTGTGCTGAAGAGGAATCTTACATTAAATTTAGAATGTAG
- a CDS encoding M24 family metallopeptidase: MKERRKNLLKFAQKIDCDTLVTFEPENLFYMTGFWGEAIGLLEKNGKTTIIAPELEIGRAREESEDCDVITAERGTGLISSLIHKIKKNQVCTDCQNYSVMMSLKKSIPKIKPTLEPFYNSRIIKDEKEIKILKKASKIIDEMFNICSKKMKVGQKESELQTILMTYAMEQEMFDTGYKSTLNPLIIAGGPNGALPHAQVTQRKFKKGDLVVTDLTLRYKGYVSDATRTFALGKISQQANEAYEIVKESQKLGLKAVRPNVDCKDVDLACRKYIENKNYGKYFIHSTGHGIGLEVHELPTISYRSETKLEKNMAITVEPGIYIENKFGIRIEDSLIVKEKPLVMHKFTKDLVQI, from the coding sequence ATGAAAGAAAGAAGAAAGAATCTTCTAAAATTTGCTCAAAAGATCGATTGTGATACACTAGTAACATTTGAGCCTGAAAATTTGTTTTACATGACTGGATTTTGGGGTGAAGCAATTGGATTACTAGAAAAAAATGGTAAAACCACAATTATTGCTCCAGAATTAGAAATTGGGAGAGCAAGAGAAGAATCTGAAGATTGTGATGTGATTACAGCAGAACGAGGAACAGGCTTGATTTCTTCTTTAATTCATAAAATCAAAAAAAATCAAGTTTGTACTGATTGTCAAAATTATTCTGTGATGATGTCTCTGAAAAAATCAATCCCAAAAATCAAACCAACATTAGAACCATTTTACAATTCACGTATTATTAAGGATGAAAAAGAAATCAAAATTCTCAAAAAAGCATCTAAAATAATAGATGAAATGTTCAATATTTGCTCGAAAAAGATGAAAGTTGGTCAAAAAGAATCTGAATTACAAACAATACTGATGACATATGCGATGGAACAGGAAATGTTTGATACTGGATACAAATCTACTCTTAACCCACTGATAATTGCTGGTGGCCCAAATGGTGCACTTCCTCATGCACAAGTGACACAAAGAAAATTCAAAAAAGGTGACTTGGTTGTAACCGATCTAACACTACGATACAAAGGATATGTCTCTGATGCAACTAGAACTTTTGCACTAGGAAAAATTTCACAACAGGCTAATGAGGCATATGAGATTGTTAAAGAATCACAAAAACTTGGTCTAAAAGCTGTAAGACCAAATGTAGATTGTAAAGACGTAGATCTTGCTTGTAGAAAATACATTGAGAATAAAAATTATGGAAAATACTTTATTCATTCTACTGGTCATGGAATTGGATTAGAAGTGCATGAGCTACCAACTATTTCATACAGAAGTGAAACAAAATTAGAAAAGAATATGGCAATTACTGTTGAACCGGGAATTTACATTGAAAATAAATTTGGAATTCGTATCGAGGATTCTTTGATTGTAAAAGAAAAACCTCTTGTTATGCACAAATTTACTAAAGATTTAGTTCAAATTTAA
- a CDS encoding methyltransferase domain-containing protein, giving the protein MLNQKALEYKKRNMTIWNEVAPRYHKRWASVSEGPFQSTSKLVELVNICKGDSVLDVACGTGVVTKEIRKKVGSLGYVVGADTSTTAINIARKWNDKKHNLDFLNIDAENFSFSKKFDIITCQYGLFFFPNASKALKNMKNSLKKSGKIGISVHGKREKVPFFSNILDSVIKFIPDYIPPGSPDLDRFGTKSALRKEISKAGFSKISVKEFVFDYSPGKFENYWNNYMKYIAKPLKVKLNQLEYSKRKELKQMVKEKTSQYTIKNGNIVFPWQVLILTAKY; this is encoded by the coding sequence TTGCTAAATCAAAAGGCTCTCGAATACAAAAAAAGAAACATGACTATATGGAATGAGGTAGCACCGCGTTATCATAAAAGATGGGCAAGTGTGAGTGAAGGCCCTTTTCAAAGTACTTCCAAGTTGGTAGAATTAGTAAATATTTGCAAAGGGGATTCTGTGTTAGATGTTGCATGTGGGACGGGAGTTGTTACAAAAGAAATAAGGAAAAAAGTGGGAAGTTTAGGATATGTTGTAGGTGCTGACACATCTACTACTGCAATCAATATTGCAAGAAAATGGAATGATAAAAAACATAATTTAGATTTTTTAAACATTGATGCTGAAAATTTCAGCTTTTCAAAAAAATTTGACATCATTACATGTCAATATGGATTGTTTTTCTTTCCAAATGCCAGTAAAGCACTAAAAAATATGAAAAATAGCCTCAAAAAATCAGGTAAAATTGGAATCTCAGTTCATGGTAAAAGAGAAAAAGTTCCATTTTTTAGCAATATTTTAGATTCCGTAATTAAATTCATTCCGGATTACATACCACCAGGTTCTCCAGATCTAGACAGATTTGGTACAAAATCTGCGTTAAGAAAAGAAATCAGTAAAGCAGGATTCTCAAAAATTTCAGTAAAAGAATTTGTTTTTGATTATAGTCCTGGAAAATTTGAGAATTACTGGAATAATTATATGAAATACATAGCAAAACCACTAAAAGTGAAACTAAATCAATTGGAATATTCTAAAAGAAAAGAATTGAAACAGATGGTAAAGGAGAAAACATCTCAATATACAATAAAAAACGGAAATATTGTATTTCCTTGGCAAGTTTTAATTTTAACTGCAAAATACTAG
- the coaBC gene encoding bifunctional phosphopantothenoylcysteine decarboxylase/phosphopantothenate--cysteine ligase CoaBC has protein sequence MVVKKKDHPSLDIVSSKGVELSGKKIVLCVAGSVAAYKAIELARLLMRHGADVKCVASNAVTKLIQPDYFKWATGNEVITKLTGELEHIKLADYKQSDLVIVYPATANTLGKLANGIDDTPVSTVLTVGFGSKIPILMCLAMHESMYDNLAVKKNIKFLKNKIQFLSPQMVEGKAKAPEPEDVLDVVLRKFGFTSILKNKKVLMTAGPTLEYIDPVRVITNLSSGKTGVLLASELISAGSKVTIVYGPGNEKPPKGAKIINVKTSKEMFDATKNELKKKFDVVIMAAAASDYTPENVSKSKIKSDKKSLIIRLKKAPKIIDLVRKFQKDALLVGFKAESNISKSALIKSAQKRLKDVGANIMIANDIGTKYQKNPDYNQILIIDNKKIVSSGLKKKEKIVKLIRKEIEKKLK, from the coding sequence TTGGTGGTTAAGAAAAAAGATCACCCATCTCTTGATATCGTTTCATCAAAAGGTGTGGAGCTTTCAGGAAAAAAGATAGTTCTATGTGTTGCAGGAAGTGTTGCAGCTTACAAAGCAATAGAGTTAGCAAGACTATTGATGAGACATGGTGCTGATGTTAAATGTGTTGCAAGTAATGCAGTTACAAAATTGATACAGCCTGATTATTTTAAATGGGCTACTGGCAATGAAGTCATCACAAAACTCACTGGTGAATTAGAACATATCAAATTAGCTGATTATAAGCAATCAGATCTAGTAATTGTATATCCTGCAACAGCAAATACACTTGGAAAACTTGCAAATGGAATAGACGATACACCTGTATCAACAGTACTTACAGTAGGATTTGGATCAAAGATTCCAATTCTAATGTGTCTTGCTATGCATGAATCAATGTACGATAATTTAGCAGTTAAAAAAAATATCAAATTTCTAAAAAATAAAATTCAGTTTCTTAGTCCACAAATGGTTGAAGGAAAAGCAAAAGCTCCAGAACCAGAAGATGTTTTAGATGTTGTTTTAAGGAAATTTGGATTCACATCTATATTAAAAAATAAAAAAGTGTTAATGACTGCAGGCCCTACATTAGAATACATAGATCCAGTAAGAGTAATAACAAATCTTAGTTCGGGAAAAACTGGAGTTCTTTTAGCATCAGAATTAATTTCTGCAGGCTCTAAAGTTACTATTGTTTATGGACCAGGAAATGAAAAGCCACCAAAGGGAGCCAAAATAATCAATGTAAAAACAAGTAAAGAAATGTTTGATGCAACTAAAAATGAGTTAAAGAAAAAATTTGATGTTGTAATTATGGCAGCAGCTGCATCAGATTATACACCAGAAAATGTTTCCAAATCCAAGATAAAAAGTGATAAAAAATCTCTAATAATTAGGCTCAAAAAGGCCCCAAAAATCATAGATCTGGTAAGAAAATTTCAAAAAGATGCATTACTGGTTGGGTTCAAAGCAGAATCAAATATTTCAAAAAGTGCTTTAATCAAATCTGCTCAAAAAAGACTAAAAGATGTTGGTGCAAATATTATGATTGCAAATGATATTGGAACTAAATATCAAAAAAATCCTGATTATAATCAGATTTTAATAATTGATAATAAAAAAATTGTGTCTTCAGGATTAAAGAAAAAAGAAAAGATTGTAAAATTAATCAGAAAAGAAATTGAAAAAAAATTGAAATGA
- the panB gene encoding 3-methyl-2-oxobutanoate hydroxymethyltransferase, whose amino-acid sequence MHKSVQDIINMKKEKKKISVITSYDYSLASLCDKAGIDVLLVGDSAGMVMLGYENTLNVSMEQMCMFTEAVSRARKNSLLVSDLPFMSYQASIEDAINNSGRLIKAGADAVKLEGGSIMAETIRAIVDIGIPVMGHIGFQPQTTTLSQGYKVQGKTKDTAMKLIEDAKELEDAGVFSIALEMVSHEVAEIISQTVSVPIIGIGSGVGCDGQVLVIQDLLGMYEKIKPKFAKRYMNLSEDIIKSLEDYKNDVISGKFPAEEHWFSMEEEELKKLREQIGG is encoded by the coding sequence TTGCATAAATCAGTTCAAGATATTATCAATATGAAAAAAGAAAAGAAGAAAATTTCAGTTATTACTAGTTATGATTATAGTTTAGCCTCTCTTTGTGATAAGGCAGGAATAGATGTACTGTTAGTTGGTGATAGTGCTGGTATGGTGATGCTTGGATATGAGAATACGCTCAATGTTTCAATGGAGCAAATGTGTATGTTTACTGAAGCAGTAAGCAGGGCAAGAAAAAATTCTTTGTTAGTATCTGATTTACCATTTATGTCATATCAAGCAAGCATTGAAGATGCTATCAATAATTCTGGCAGATTAATCAAAGCAGGAGCAGATGCTGTAAAGCTTGAAGGTGGTTCTATAATGGCTGAGACAATTAGAGCCATTGTAGATATTGGAATTCCAGTAATGGGACATATTGGATTTCAACCACAAACAACAACACTTTCACAAGGATACAAAGTTCAAGGAAAAACAAAAGATACTGCAATGAAGTTGATTGAAGATGCAAAAGAGCTTGAAGATGCAGGTGTATTTAGCATTGCACTAGAAATGGTCAGTCATGAAGTTGCAGAAATAATTTCTCAAACAGTTAGTGTGCCAATTATTGGAATTGGTTCAGGTGTAGGATGTGATGGGCAAGTACTAGTCATTCAAGATTTACTTGGGATGTACGAGAAAATCAAACCCAAATTTGCTAAAAGATACATGAATTTATCTGAAGATATCATAAAATCACTTGAAGATTACAAAAATGATGTAATTTCAGGCAAGTTTCCTGCAGAAGAACATTGGTTTTCAATGGAAGAAGAAGAGTTGAAAAAATTACGTGAGCAAATTGGTGGTTAA
- a CDS encoding 4-phosphopantoate--beta-alanine ligase, protein MSLIPKSHPRAKSLFIREKLVKGFENGLVAKEGLLAQGRGEAFDYLLGEKTSRLAKNAIRAAAAQLLLAERPVISVNGNIAALCPKEIVKLSKQIKAKLEVNLFYANKTRKQAIIKMLKKSGAKEVLGSNPKTSTKLDGIDSARRIVDKNGIFAADVVVVPLEDGDRTMALRNAGKIVITFDLNPLSRTSHTANITIVDNVTRGIDLLIEECKKLSKRNKDSLQKIIYNFDNKKNLAENVIQIKNNLTRRARIA, encoded by the coding sequence ATGTCCTTAATTCCAAAATCACATCCAAGAGCTAAATCATTATTTATTCGAGAGAAACTTGTAAAAGGATTTGAAAATGGATTAGTTGCAAAAGAAGGATTACTTGCTCAAGGTAGAGGTGAGGCCTTTGATTATCTTTTAGGAGAGAAAACAAGTAGGCTTGCAAAAAATGCAATTAGGGCTGCAGCAGCACAACTTCTACTTGCTGAAAGACCTGTCATCTCAGTTAATGGAAACATTGCAGCACTATGCCCTAAAGAAATTGTCAAACTATCAAAGCAAATCAAGGCTAAACTTGAGGTAAATTTGTTTTATGCAAATAAAACAAGGAAACAGGCCATCATCAAGATGCTCAAAAAATCGGGTGCAAAAGAGGTTTTGGGTTCAAATCCCAAGACATCTACAAAATTAGATGGAATAGATTCTGCAAGAAGAATAGTCGATAAAAATGGAATTTTTGCAGCCGACGTAGTTGTTGTACCTCTAGAAGATGGGGATAGAACGATGGCACTAAGAAATGCAGGGAAGATTGTAATTACTTTTGATCTAAATCCACTTTCTAGAACCTCGCATACTGCAAATATTACAATTGTAGATAATGTAACACGTGGAATAGATTTGCTAATTGAAGAATGTAAAAAACTCTCAAAGAGAAATAAAGATAGCCTTCAAAAAATTATTTATAATTTTGATAATAAAAAGAACTTGGCTGAAAATGTTATTCAAATAAAAAATAATTTAACAAGGAGAGCAAGAATTGCATAA
- a CDS encoding pantoate kinase encodes MEAKAFCPAHITGFFTAHLEDPHQDLENLGSMGAGFSIKQGVTTRVKIDTKNNQQSHFSISTKGHQSDKTDVSEYVLNEFLKLGDFSDKFFDIEHEILIPVGYGLGSSSAVALSLSYALDQALNTKLDKIRIGQIAHNAEVNCKTGLGDVLASYHGGFEIRVKPGAPGIGSVEKIITDKIVIMMICFSPISTNKFIKERLSQINGLGGKMVNRLLESKNYEHFQDMSLEFAKYVDVMTPRMQKLVDELSQKNIKCGIALFGETVFSMIPKGKENDVLEILQKYPEGLIIKSELDNQGARVLFN; translated from the coding sequence ATGGAGGCTAAGGCATTTTGTCCCGCTCATATTACAGGTTTTTTTACAGCACACTTAGAGGATCCTCATCAGGATTTAGAGAATCTAGGGTCTATGGGTGCAGGATTTTCAATTAAACAGGGAGTAACTACCAGAGTAAAAATTGATACAAAAAATAATCAGCAATCACATTTTTCTATTTCAACTAAAGGACATCAATCTGACAAAACAGATGTGTCAGAGTATGTGTTAAATGAATTCCTAAAGCTTGGAGACTTTTCTGATAAATTTTTTGATATTGAACATGAAATATTGATTCCTGTAGGATATGGTTTAGGTTCTAGTAGCGCTGTTGCTTTATCGCTATCGTATGCATTGGATCAAGCCCTTAATACTAAATTAGATAAAATACGAATTGGACAAATAGCACATAATGCTGAAGTAAATTGTAAAACTGGATTAGGAGATGTTTTAGCATCATATCATGGTGGTTTTGAAATTCGTGTTAAACCTGGAGCACCCGGAATTGGAAGTGTTGAAAAAATTATTACAGATAAAATTGTAATTATGATGATATGTTTCTCTCCAATTTCTACAAATAAATTCATCAAAGAGCGCTTATCTCAAATCAATGGTCTTGGTGGAAAAATGGTAAACAGATTACTAGAATCAAAAAACTATGAACATTTTCAAGATATGTCTTTAGAATTTGCAAAATATGTGGATGTTATGACTCCAAGAATGCAAAAATTAGTTGATGAGTTATCTCAGAAGAATATAAAATGTGGAATAGCATTATTTGGTGAAACAGTTTTTTCAATGATTCCTAAAGGAAAAGAAAATGATGTTTTGGAGATTTTACAAAAATATCCAGAGGGATTGATTATTAAATCAGAGTTAGATAATCAAGGAGCACGAGTTCTTTTTAATTAA
- a CDS encoding AbrB/MazE/SpoVT family DNA-binding domain-containing protein, with translation MTKFIRRLQKIGSTILVSLPKEWVDENNLDKTSQVELETGHDSISISLNKESRRTKELVISYPLPKEENIVADITGAYLLGYDVFKIVSKSSIPGEDREKIRNSMRRLVGMEIIEEDASHIDMQFLLDATTLDPQKILKRMSSIALGMYDDASKGLILEDKSNLETLSKRDVEVNRQYFLLVRLIRSALVDKKLANIFNLENIDVLDYRVAANLLENAGDSIVELSNFIYNSSLSEEHSKKIFDIVKDFGIFAEKSIDAFTKPDRLLAIEAISLHKKYEENLSRLRTTLGNKKQIPIEFLDLVYMYEKIAQSWADVADLVKPIYNK, from the coding sequence TTGACTAAATTCATTCGACGCCTACAAAAGATTGGAAGTACAATTCTAGTATCACTACCAAAAGAATGGGTAGATGAAAATAATCTAGACAAAACCAGTCAAGTTGAACTCGAAACAGGCCATGATAGTATATCAATTTCTCTTAACAAAGAATCACGTCGAACAAAAGAACTAGTAATTTCATATCCCTTACCAAAAGAAGAAAACATTGTAGCAGACATCACAGGAGCTTACCTTTTAGGATATGATGTATTCAAGATTGTTTCTAAATCTAGTATACCCGGAGAAGATAGAGAAAAGATACGAAATTCAATGAGAAGATTAGTAGGGATGGAAATTATTGAAGAAGATGCATCTCATATAGATATGCAATTTCTTTTGGATGCAACTACTCTTGATCCTCAAAAAATTCTAAAAAGAATGAGCTCAATTGCACTTGGGATGTATGATGATGCATCAAAAGGATTAATTTTAGAAGATAAATCTAATTTGGAAACACTATCAAAACGTGATGTTGAGGTAAATCGCCAATATTTTTTACTGGTTCGCTTAATTCGCAGTGCACTTGTTGATAAAAAATTAGCTAATATATTTAATTTAGAAAATATTGATGTTCTTGATTATAGAGTCGCAGCTAATCTTCTTGAAAATGCAGGAGATTCTATTGTTGAGCTTTCAAATTTTATATACAATTCATCTTTATCAGAAGAACACTCAAAAAAGATTTTTGATATTGTAAAAGATTTTGGTATATTTGCAGAAAAATCAATTGATGCATTTACAAAGCCTGATAGACTCTTAGCCATCGAAGCAATATCATTACACAAAAAGTACGAAGAAAATCTTAGTAGATTAAGAACTACATTAGGAAATAAAAAGCAAATTCCAATTGAATTTCTTGATTTAGTATACATGTATGAAAAGATTGCACAATCTTGGGCCGATGTTGCAGATCTAGTAAAACCAATTTACAATAAATAA
- a CDS encoding NUDIX hydrolase translates to MKKKKIYEGKILGLSVYDGKIEGRKVKREMIEHRGAAAMLAFDEEKNVILVKQHRFPHGYVLEIPAGTLEKREEPIKCAFRELEEETGYRAKKMTPLLTYYPSIGYNTEVIHCFVASGLKKIADLKLDDDEILSVVKMDLKKLLKLIKTGKIQDSKTICAVLTYAAKKKLY, encoded by the coding sequence ATGAAGAAAAAGAAGATCTATGAAGGAAAAATTTTAGGTCTAAGTGTTTATGATGGAAAAATAGAAGGTAGAAAAGTCAAACGTGAAATGATAGAGCATCGAGGTGCTGCAGCAATGCTTGCATTTGATGAAGAAAAAAATGTAATTCTTGTCAAACAACACAGATTTCCCCATGGATATGTTCTAGAAATTCCTGCAGGAACATTAGAAAAAAGAGAAGAGCCAATAAAATGTGCCTTCAGAGAATTAGAAGAAGAGACAGGGTATAGAGCAAAAAAGATGACTCCTCTTTTAACATACTATCCTTCAATTGGCTATAATACGGAGGTAATTCACTGTTTTGTAGCCTCAGGATTGAAGAAAATTGCAGATTTGAAGCTAGATGATGACGAGATTTTATCTGTTGTAAAAATGGATTTAAAGAAATTATTAAAATTAATCAAAACTGGAAAAATTCAAGATTCAAAAACAATATGTGCTGTCTTGACATATGCTGCTAAAAAGAAACTTTACTAA
- a CDS encoding AsnC family transcriptional regulator — protein sequence MDNLDMKILSSLLNNCRESDRQIGIDLGISGGAVRARIKKMEEKKIIEEFFIKVEPPVLGYGVLYVVVSGEDIDEILGQISLVGEPFFVVPCVGGITVCSIVVKENMKQKIQLANKLMKDVRVLSIFEAENPGFNANLTKTDLEILEELIKDPRSRIEKIAENTNLSTKTITRCIDKLQENEGVQFTIIYDPTKIENYIPHAILTWINGDLKQTLQKMNKVFSKSYLQIPFIAKNQIVLFMYSDNIFKMDEITQKVRSVQNVKSADLFIPKRISFHIQWLEKAIKDFKKSTKLHLAYQTN from the coding sequence ATGGACAATTTAGATATGAAAATTCTAAGCAGTTTACTCAATAATTGCAGAGAATCAGATAGGCAAATTGGAATTGATCTGGGTATTTCTGGGGGAGCAGTGCGTGCTAGAATTAAAAAAATGGAGGAAAAGAAGATCATAGAAGAATTTTTCATTAAAGTTGAACCTCCAGTATTGGGATATGGGGTTTTGTACGTTGTTGTGTCAGGGGAGGACATTGATGAAATTTTAGGGCAGATCAGTCTTGTAGGTGAACCGTTTTTTGTTGTACCATGTGTAGGTGGAATCACTGTTTGTAGTATTGTAGTAAAAGAGAATATGAAACAAAAAATTCAGCTTGCAAATAAATTGATGAAAGATGTCAGAGTTTTATCAATTTTTGAAGCTGAGAATCCAGGTTTTAATGCAAATCTTACAAAGACAGATTTAGAAATTCTAGAAGAATTAATCAAAGATCCTAGATCAAGAATTGAAAAAATTGCAGAAAACACAAATTTATCAACAAAAACAATTACAAGATGCATTGATAAATTACAAGAAAATGAGGGTGTTCAATTTACAATAATTTATGACCCTACAAAAATTGAAAATTATATTCCTCATGCAATACTTACATGGATAAATGGAGATCTTAAACAAACATTACAGAAAATGAATAAAGTATTTTCCAAATCATATTTACAAATTCCATTTATTGCTAAAAATCAAATTGTTTTGTTTATGTATAGTGATAATATTTTCAAAATGGATGAAATAACACAAAAGGTCAGATCAGTACAAAATGTAAAATCAGCAGATTTATTCATTCCAAAAAGAATTTCATTTCATATTCAATGGTTAGAAAAAGCTATTAAAGATTTTAAGAAATCAACTAAATTACATCTAGCTTATCAAACAAATTAA
- a CDS encoding FtsX-like permease family protein — MLFNKKGSLIGAVLAVTIGILVIHVNFVIFQGLFDAIVRDISDYRNGDILVTDDADFIDKSDLSLVNWFERIPYVEAATPRLSSTAEMNMTKNGKLIEETRVPIVGVDPFRDILASTVAQTVKDGSYVFSRNSIVLGSNVARDLGGAQVGDSVKVLVVDRYGQDQIRRFTVSGIAESPGGQGFDYTAVVHIDTLRDMMNRQGDSGSLIVKLNDPSKAFEVKEFFLRSFPNDDFIAETIEESAEQQLAGFRSGIAMINMIGYFGMMSSAFAIVTIQMMLVNGKTREIGVMRAIGAKRKDILIIFIFQGMIIGAIGAGVGTAAGLGYTFYAKETKMSFNNSLPLEVSYNWEKIIQTALTSFILAIIASLYPSYRATKLLPVEAMRTV; from the coding sequence ATGCTTTTCAACAAAAAGGGCAGTCTGATAGGGGCTGTATTGGCAGTAACCATTGGAATTTTAGTAATTCATGTAAACTTTGTAATTTTTCAGGGACTCTTTGATGCTATAGTTAGGGATATCAGCGATTATCGAAATGGTGATATTCTTGTTACAGATGATGCAGATTTTATAGATAAATCTGATCTATCTCTTGTAAATTGGTTTGAGCGAATTCCATATGTTGAGGCTGCAACTCCGCGGCTTTCATCGACGGCAGAAATGAATATGACAAAAAATGGAAAATTAATTGAAGAAACTAGAGTTCCTATTGTTGGAGTTGATCCATTTAGAGATATTCTTGCATCTACAGTTGCTCAAACTGTAAAAGATGGTTCCTATGTTTTCTCTAGAAATTCTATTGTGTTAGGTTCAAATGTTGCAAGAGATCTTGGTGGAGCTCAAGTTGGAGATAGTGTTAAAGTTCTTGTAGTTGATAGATACGGCCAAGATCAAATTAGAAGATTTACTGTTTCTGGAATTGCAGAGTCACCTGGAGGTCAGGGATTTGATTATACTGCTGTTGTGCATATTGATACTTTACGTGATATGATGAATAGACAGGGTGATTCAGGATCATTAATAGTAAAACTAAATGATCCATCAAAGGCATTTGAAGTGAAAGAATTCTTTTTACGATCATTTCCAAACGACGATTTCATTGCAGAAACAATTGAAGAATCAGCAGAACAACAACTAGCTGGTTTTAGATCAGGTATTGCAATGATTAACATGATTGGGTATTTTGGAATGATGTCATCAGCGTTTGCAATCGTTACAATTCAGATGATGCTAGTAAATGGTAAAACAAGAGAAATTGGTGTTATGAGAGCAATTGGAGCAAAAAGAAAAGACATCCTCATAATTTTTATTTTTCAAGGAATGATAATTGGAGCAATAGGTGCTGGAGTTGGAACTGCAGCAGGATTGGGATATACATTTTATGCAAAGGAAACAAAAATGTCATTTAACAACAGTCTACCACTCGAAGTATCATATAATTGGGAAAAAATCATTCAAACAGCCTTAACTTCATTTATTTTGGCAATTATTGCATCACTGTATCCATCGTATAGAGCGACTAAATTGTTACCAGTGGAGGCGATGAGAACTGTCTAA